The DNA sequence ATTGGACATGGTTTACCGACTCAGCTCTTCTTCGGGCCTAGCCTCTATCCGGCCCACCTAGGCCCGATATTTTTCCTTCTCAGGACGATACCTTCAACGAGCGACGGCTACGTATCATCATCGCATCATCTCCGCGTTCTGATCTGAACTCCCCGCTCACTTCGTCGCAGCTGTCACAACGGCCTAGCGAGAGACGACGGACGATGGCGGGGCTGCTGGCATGGGCGGCGGACGTCGTCGGCGGTGGAGCCAGCGACGGAGAGGACGAGCGCGACTCGATCCCGGTCCTTTTCACCGAAGAGCAACGGCGTTACGTGCGGGAGCTGGATCAGAAGGCCGCCACTCTCGGCCGTTCGATCCAAGATCTGCGGGCGAGGATCCCTCCGCAGGACATCGCCCAGCGCCTCCCGCACCTACACGCTCACTCGCTCGCCTCCAACGCCGCTCTGGCGCTCCAGTTGAACTCTCACTCCACCACGCGCGAACAGGTAATGATCGCCCGAAATGCGTATGGAAATGCTCGCTCTTTggtttcgctttttttttttttttttggtggttgcATCGACTATAGCGGATTTAATTTGTTATTATAATTCTAATTTTATGTTGATTGCACTTTCCGGTGCTCGATTTCGTTTCAGCTAGAATTGGTTCAGTATTAATGTATCTTCGGTGTGATGGTTTTGGAGGAACGAACATAAGTCCTAGTGAACTCAGAAATTAAAGAAGTTATGCTAGTGAGGACTCTGATTGATTTTGATGGCTATTTTTGCTGATCATGTTACAGTAACCTGCTGCTGCTCTTATCTTAGTGAATCTCTTCTTTTTACCCCTGTGATTGGTGAGTTATAACCCTCCACATCAACCACATGCGAAATCAACTAAATGTAAATATGGTTGATGCCCATGGTTTAATCGACCCACCAATCAGATGGGTGGTTGCAGGAActccaacccaaaaaaatcgCAGTGCCACTAAAAATGTTCGGACTTTGATCACTTTTCATGTTGCCTGGATATGAAGAAACGAGCATTACATGATGATAGAGATGAAAACAAAGCGCTTTTGAGAATATTGTCGGAAGATCGTACTGTAATTTGGTTATGCTTGCCCATTCTAATGGGTATAACTTCTTCTGTTTGATCATAGCTCCAAAGGCTGGTTGAACTTTCAGATCGATCGCATGTGTTTGTAGATTGAAATGTTGACTTAATGTTTAACAGGGGGCCGGCTGGTCGGTTGAACGTTCAGATTAATCAGATATCTTTTTGTAGATTAAAATGTTGACTTAAGGTTTAATACATGTCAGGTCCAACTGAGGGAAGTGACCCTGCGAGAAGAAAATGCCGCATACGAAAAGGCTATCTCGAACTGTGAGATCAAAGTTAAAGAGAAAGTGCAGGAAGCTGACGCACTTCAAAGGAAGTTAGTGGTATGTTTGAGATCCCAAAATATCACATAATTCATTGCATCTATTTTGTGATATGACATATGAAGTATCGGCCACATTTTTAGCAGGATGTTTTGTTTGATAGTTGGGCTCTCAGAATAGTCAAACTGGCATTGTCTTTTGGGAGACGACAATTGTTCAAGTGAACTTCATGTCTTGTTGTATACTAGGATATATTTGCACGTGTTGCAGCTAAAGAAAAATCTCCTTCACATAATGccttattcatttttcttttggggaTCATTTATGTTAACAGGAAATGGATGAGAATGAAAAGAATTTGAATGCTGCACTGGAAAATGCTCAATCAGCCATTGAAGTTGACGAATCTCATCGTTGTCCGGAGATAGTGGTTGAATCTAAATCCCAACCAGATATTCAACCTGGATTGGATGCGGAAACGTCTAAGTCTACTATGCTAGAAAACTTGGAGAGCAAGAAGAAAGAGTTGGTCGGTAGTTGAAGTTCTTGTGCTCATAGATTCCCACTTTCCCCTTTATCCTTTCTGTCTGAGTCCTCCTATTTATCAGCTAAGAGCTTTATTTGCAGAGTGCGGTGGAGGAGAAAGTTAAAAATGTAGAGAAGAGATGGGCGCTAATTCAGGAAAATGCACTGAAACAGCCTTCACCAGGTATCCAGCCCGAGTCATTGTAAACTCATTAGAGAAGTTTGAACGAATGTCTTGGTACAAAAATTGGATACAAAGAAATAATGTTTTTATGTGAATGGCGTCAAATAAGTGGTATGTTGGTTTTAATATTACATGCTCACTAGAGGGTTATGTGAATGATAGATAGATGTCAGTTTCTTATAATGAGCAAAATGAATCACAAAGTGGATGTTCTGAATGGTATAGTACCCCGCATTGAAGCAGTGAgagcaaataaaaaatgatgtaGAGGAATCAAGTTTTTGatataaaataacaaaatgcaGCAATATAATCAAAGCTAGAACAGATATAGCTTAATCTCCGGGGTTTTGAAAAGCAagcaacaaaattaaaagtctagAGTAAATATGACAAAATTCGGCGTACACGAGCCTTAAGGGTTTAATCTAATTATAGATCCATTAATCTCAGGCATTGAATTGAAAGTCACATGCTGGTTGCATACTTCTTAATTTTAGATAGGAATActaaaattaaacaaagaaatagaaaaggtcCAATAGCACTGTTTGTTTGAATGTCCCACGAGGTGCAGGGAAATTGGATGTTTATATGGTCCATAAAATCCCCTAGTTCAATGGACTTGGATTACCACCCCCTTTCACATACAAGCTGGACAAATAATGACACGAGGAAACAGAGAATGGACATGCAAGAATCACACGCAAAAATGAAATAGTGGGGCATGAAGATTGAAACTTGGGGCTCTGATACGACATAGTAATGTCCAACttaaagcttaagctattaggtgAAGGAAGTTACTTGTGCATAAAGCCCCTACAAACTATATGAGCGAGATTGGTGGGATAACTTCAAGAAATACGAAATAATAAGAGCTAATAATTTTAGTATTATTAAGTTCTTCTGTTTTCTTATTGCTCCTGCATCAAAAGGTTTTAAAAGTGTTGACTGTGTCTCATAGTGGCAGATGGCTCAATGATTTGTAAGTTTTAATTGAACATAAATTTTACTAGAGAAGTTTCAATCATTATTACCTTTCCGTTTACTGataattcttttcctttcatcttcattctcatctacgttttcttttattctccGGCTGCATGAAATGGGGGATGGGGGAGGGACATGTTTGAGGCTTGAGAGTTGAGTGAAAGAGATGTGCAGTGATGAGAGAACTAATAAGGAAGCAAGGATGTTATGTGTTACTCTTGATGTTATTGCTGAAGCCTTTCATACTTGTCTGTGAACTACCGACAACTCTAATATAATAGATATTTGACTTTTGCAGCTCAGAGAGAGAAGATATTGGATAAACAGCTGCACTGTTTGCTGGAGCAATTGGAAGCAAAGCAGGTAATTTAGTTGTTTAAGTGATGTGCACTTCTTCCTACATCAAGAATTCAGGCAACTTTCCTGGAGGAAGACATAAAGTCTTTCTGTTGATTGTAGGCCCAAGCAGAAGCCTTGGTCAGTGAAGTTCATCAGAAAGAAAAGGAACTAGAGAGGTTTAATGGGCTGTGGAAGAGGCTGGAGAGTAATTCCCTGGAGGTGAATGCTGCGAGAAACCGGTTTGGAAGAAGCATATTTGACAAAGGGTCTGCTTCTTCAGATTACACAGTTGACGTGCAACACAAACCCTTCTTTACCATTGGCCGTTGGGACAGCCAGCTGAGGCCTGCTGTGCTGAGGTCTGGTTTCGTGCTTTATATTTTAGCTTTGCACATCCTAGTCTTCCTCAAGATTGCCTTGTAGATGCTCTGTATGAGTTATTCGTGTttataatatgaaattttccttACAATGTTATCTGTTCTACTTTTCTTCAATGGCTTTATTTCTCTGGAGGTAATCCAGATTCTTATAAGTTCAAATAAGTAGCTTCATGTAAGCTATAATATCACTAAACAATGTGTTTTAAAAGCTTACTTCATCTTGTGTCTGGTATCTATTTTCCCTTAAGTTATGGTCAGAGTCTTTCATCCAACTATTGCTATACTTTATAGGATACTGGCCGTAACTTATGGCATAGTTAAAAGATGGGGAACAATGGTGGTCAGACTGTGATCTTTGTGAATCAAGTGTCTAAGTAACAaggtaaaaaaattatgcaaactGCATCCTTCTTTAATGGAAGAAGGTAGAGTTGTGAGCCTATGGAactatttttggcatttttttcctttccattggAGCGTTTAAATGAGTCTTATCTAGTAGCTTGAACTTTTTTAGGCAATGTAAAGACTAAATTCATCTAGAGAAATAACTAAAACTGAGTTTGGCCTTCATCATTTCTGCTCCAACTTTGAGAGTAGGCCATCCTTTTTGACCATTTCTGCTCCAATGCTGGAGGCAGGTCATTCTTTGAGTTCTGCTGTCCTCCTCTTCTCCATTGGGTGAGAAACGTCTTTGAGGGGTTAGTTTGTTAAGAGGGTAGCTCTGTCTCTACTTCGGTAATGTCTCCTCCCCCTCTTGAGTGGAGTGCCAAGACTGTTATCGCCTCTGCTTGAATCTTGAGGACGATCTCATCCATGGCCAACTCATCTTGTTTGATTGTCATTGAAAGCAGTACTATTGAATCGTCTTCTCTTTTATCTGTTTTTAATCTCCCTTGGTCCATCACTGCTCTCCTCAATTCATCTCTGTCCACTACTCCAAATTGTCCTGTTTTTGAGACATTTATCGGCTTAGTTTTTCTCCCTCACACCTTGTCCTAATTCTCTTC is a window from the Rhodamnia argentea isolate NSW1041297 chromosome 8, ASM2092103v1, whole genome shotgun sequence genome containing:
- the LOC115726541 gene encoding uncharacterized protein LOC115726541, with the protein product MAGLLAWAADVVGGGASDGEDERDSIPVLFTEEQRRYVRELDQKAATLGRSIQDLRARIPPQDIAQRLPHLHAHSLASNAALALQLNSHSTTREQVQLREVTLREENAAYEKAISNCEIKVKEKVQEADALQRKLVEMDENEKNLNAALENAQSAIEVDESHRCPEIVVESKSQPDIQPGLDAETSKSTMLENLESKKKELSAVEEKVKNVEKRWALIQENALKQPSPAQREKILDKQLHCLLEQLEAKQAQAEALVSEVHQKEKELERFNGLWKRLESNSLEVNAARNRFGRSIFDKGSASSDYTVDVQHKPFFTIGRWDSQLRPAVLRSGFVLYILALHILVFLKIAL